A segment of the Symmachiella macrocystis genome:
CATCCAGGCCCGCTTTAGAAAATGCTATGACGTCTTCGATAAATGACCAACGAAAGGTGGTCACTTCATTCATCGACATCTTCGGCATGCGCCCAATTCCTCTATATGAAGGATGTTCCGCACAAACGACCTCTGCGACTACGATTTGGACAATCGTCCAAACCCCATCCGTCGCAAAACTCGAAAGCCGAAACTAGGAATGTCAACTAATCACAAAAACACACGTTACAAAATAATGTGCCACGCCAAGAAAGGGCGGGCGAACGTGTGAAAGAAACGTTTTACAGCGAACCAGATGAGAATCTATGCGAGATGGCCGTTAATTATTTTCCAGCAACCGACAACATGTGCTCCGTGAATCGGCAACACGAATACAACACTCCGTGCCGCCGGACCAAGTACTTTTCTTAGCAGCCCAGATATATCGCGAGATAGCCGTGACTGTCAAGCAGTGCTTTCCCGCGCATTTCATTTTAAAACCAGAACCACCTATCGTCCTGCGCCAATCGGTACAAATGTGAAATCACTGCGATTCGACATTCGGGTGCGATACGGCGCAACGAGCGAATCCGCAGCATGCGAGTTTTGAAATCAAACGACGCGGCACAATAAGCATCGTGTACCGCGCCCTTTCAAAACAGGCGCTCCCCGATTTAAGATCGTTCGGCGCTAAGCATTCAATTCGACAGAATCGTCATCGGCAACATTGACCCACACATGGACGTGTGGAGCGCCGCGGAAGTGCCAAACAAACGACGGACCTTCCAGTCGCCAGATATCCCAGACGCCGTCGTCGCCAATATCGTCAGACTGATAAAATGCCAAATGGCAGTTGTCCAGACCTCCCTGTTTGTCCAACAACTTCATCGCCTCAACTCGATCCGAATCGCGATACGGCTCTAAAAGCGTTTTGAGAACGCCCTGAGCATGCTCCTTCTGATCCCGCGAGAGTTCACTGATTCGAATTCCGTCAAAGCCGCCTTGTTTGCCTTGGAAATCAACCGCACTTTCTTCGGGAGCCGCTTCAACGAGTGCCACCTTACGCTGTTTGCCGTCGAGCATCTTGTACAGAGCGTTGGCCTTCATCGCCTGGTGCCAATACACGTTCCCCGGATGGTCCGGTGCTTCGTCGAACTCTTGCGCAGCATGGCCATAAAAAATCGGACCGCCAAACGCCACGTGGTCCGCACTGTCGCCATCGCAACGGACGGTCAAGTGTCGTCCAGTCATTACAAATTCAAACTTCCCGGTATCCGGCTGGCCAAAAATCGCGATCGTTTGCTGCTTGCCGTATCCCCCGGCATCGTCTTTGAGTTGCTTGAGAATCTGCTTTTTCCAATCGGCGTTGTACAACCCATAGAAGATCGCCTCGATCATTTCCTGCTGATCTTTGGTGTAAAAAGCGCTGGCGACGTTGTACTTGTCTTTATCGGTGATCTGCCAATTGTTGGCGACGCGTGACCGCAAAAGCCCCCGCTCATCGTCCACGTGATTCCAATCGAAACAGATCTGCTTTCGTTGTGTTTCGGACAACGAACCGTATAGCTTTTTGACCAAGGATTCTGGTTGTTGTGGTTTTTTTTCATCTGCCAAAATCACACTCGGCAAAGAGACCGCCGAGGCGACAGTCGCTGCGGCACCGACGGTGGAAACAAACTCGCGACGCGACAAGGAGACCAAGCCATTCCCTACAACATCCGGACTTCGTCGATCATCAGTCATCGTCATCTCCTTGGCAAATAAAATAAGGCGGAGTGTATCGGCGTGCGCGACTCATGGTGGTTTCAACTCGCAAAGAACAACTGTTGCTGTCGTCAAAATGCAACTGAAACCATTCGTGTGTGCTGGCTACAGTATGTATCAGGTGGATTAGAAAATGCAAACCGGATTCGGCAATTCCGTCGACATTCCACGAATCATTTTTTCGGCCCAAACCCACTTGCCAAAACGTTTCGAGTTGATCAACAAAAACAGACCACGCGCCACCAGTAAGTAAAACTCCACCACAACCGCCTCGATTTTGACGGCACATAAAACCAACTTTTTCCAGAGACCAGGCTACGCGCACGCGTTATCAATCGGTTTGCAACCGCACAGACGCATGCGCTCATTCGAAGGCAAACCGGGACTGTTTTTTGCGTAAACTGTCCGTTCACTTCGGTCGCCTTTTTTGAGTAACGCGAAGCCGCCTCCTATTCGTAACACTGCCTCTCGGGAAACCACGTGACGACCACATTGCCACGCGACGTAATCGTTGACTCCAATTAGAGGCAACTCCCCGCAATCGCAAATAGACGCTGACGGCACTTGCCGCCAACGCCTATCGACACGTCCTTACCTTGCAGATTCCAGCGCAGCTACAACGCAGCTCCGCTGGAAATGGCCAGACCGATCGCGCTGGTTGAGGATACGTGGGCCAGGCGGGCGCTGCTGGTCCAACGCATCCCGCAACCAACGCCAATGACCAACAGACTAGGGCCGATCAAAATGCGCTGTTAATACCGGCCGCGATAACGATATCTTCCCCGATAACCAAACCGCCCATAGCGGCCACGATACCGAACGTCAAACCGATTTCCCCGGTAGCCAAATCGAGCACCATACGCAGTGAACCGCCGCAAATCGGGTCCCACATAAACCGGTGCGGGATAGATAGGCTCCACATAAACATTCCGCGTATACAGGCCGCCGTAACCGTATCCGCAATCATCGTAGACATATCCCACCGGACCGGGGCCCCACCCCGCCTTCGCAGTGCTCGCACCACCGATCACCGATAATCCGACACCTAGTGCGGCCAACACAAGCAGTTTCCTCATCACACGCTCCTCGAACACGAACGGAAGACAACAATCAGGAATTCCACACGGAATTCCTTTAATTCTGTTCTCACTACCCCGATGAAATCGTTGAGACTCACCCGCAAAAACAGGACCGTTCACTCCACCAATTTCAGCAACGTTGCGGTAACGTCATGCCTCACGGTCGATTGCGCGCTGCCAACTCACTAGAATGTCCCCTGTGATGCAAACACGAACTGTCTCAAAATCGCGAATCCTGTCGTCGGTTTGAAGGCGCTTTTCGAGATGCAACTTGGAATTGGCATTTGACAAAAACGTGTCATCACAACAGTCAACTTCGATCCGCCGCAATGATCGGCCCATGATTGTCCGAGGCCGAACACTAACTGG
Coding sequences within it:
- a CDS encoding DUF3500 domain-containing protein, giving the protein MTDDRRSPDVVGNGLVSLSRREFVSTVGAAATVASAVSLPSVILADEKKPQQPESLVKKLYGSLSETQRKQICFDWNHVDDERGLLRSRVANNWQITDKDKYNVASAFYTKDQQEMIEAIFYGLYNADWKKQILKQLKDDAGGYGKQQTIAIFGQPDTGKFEFVMTGRHLTVRCDGDSADHVAFGGPIFYGHAAQEFDEAPDHPGNVYWHQAMKANALYKMLDGKQRKVALVEAAPEESAVDFQGKQGGFDGIRISELSRDQKEHAQGVLKTLLEPYRDSDRVEAMKLLDKQGGLDNCHLAFYQSDDIGDDGVWDIWRLEGPSFVWHFRGAPHVHVWVNVADDDSVELNA